One window of the Silurus meridionalis isolate SWU-2019-XX chromosome 24, ASM1480568v1, whole genome shotgun sequence genome contains the following:
- the mief2 gene encoding LOW QUALITY PROTEIN: mitochondrial dynamics protein MID49 (The sequence of the model RefSeq protein was modified relative to this genomic sequence to represent the inferred CDS: inserted 1 base in 1 codon), with protein sequence MYSGKRRGENGIGAIIDFLLSNARLVLGVGGVAVLGIATLAVKKLIERAGRPPDDANPEKKTSEGWEELSSPKLLQKGIEGVVIKQIAAATQKDLSQSTPQNQSQTRGNGSDPSQSRRRLDLCVFTFSERLEQYYRTRACLPPSEVSRAQQKALDIATEIQAFLHSKHPDMPLGEMXVSGSLLDDLQVVKADHACLLVPLQLEPSFWTPIAGEDTFLGHPQYCMLRRGNLEYFPRGRSYWDRHLLGGYLSSQLVAEQLRKSIMESMNWPSLVGTLEREVRPVLGSPALKLEIRAEGESRNLDEEQLFISILPTVRLGRMTLTAQPEITGSFDYVWYQSLYTSETTRLACLDQSNDGSGVRRKCLKTLKAVCRNCPALHKLTGAQLSNVVLHMSEKESDWTEAAFTDRFQQAITELIGYLETGFLPSYFKPAVNLLQGFTEDDIDEMGFMLYCAVSEPEILLI encoded by the exons ATGTACTCGGGTAAAAGACGGGGAGAAAATGGAATTGGCGCCATCATCGACTTCCTGCTCTCCAACGCCCGATTGGTTCTCGGCGTGGGCGGGGTCGCCGTCTTGGGCATCGCCACGTTAGCTGTGAAAAAG CTGATCGAACGTGCCGGCCGACCCCCCGATGACGCCAACCCTGAGAAAAAGACATCTGAAGGCTGGGAGGAACTTAGCTCTCCTAAACTGCTTCAGAAGGGCATTGAGGGTGTGGTGATAAAACAAATTGCTGCAGCCACCCAGAAAG ACCTGTCTCAGTCCACACCCCAGAACCAGTCCCAGACTCGGGGGAATGGATCCGACCCGTCTCAGTCTCGGAGACGGCTAGACCTCTGCGTGTTCACCTTCTCAGAAAGACTGGAGCAGTATTACCGGACACGTGCGTGTCTGCCCCCGAGCGAAGTGTCCCGAGCTCAGCAGAAAGCGCTGGATATTGCCACAGAGATTCAGGCCTTCCTGCACTCCAAGCACCCCGACATGCCCCTGGGGGAGA ACGTTAGCGGGTCGCTGCTCGACGACCTGCAGGTGGTCAAGGCTGATCATGCTTGCCTGCTCGTGCCACTGCAG ctGGAACCCAGTTTTTGGACCCCGATCGCCGGAGAGGACACTTTTCTCGGCCATCCTCAGTACTGCATGCTGCGTCGAGGAAACCTGGAGTATTTCCCGCGTGGGCGGAGCTATTGGGACAGACACCTCCTCGGGGGCTACCTGTCCTCCCAACTCGTTGCCGAGCAACTACGCAAATCCATAATGGAGTCGATGAACTGGCCGTCGCTGGTTGGAACCCTGGAGCGCGAGGTGCGCCCGGTACTCGGGTCTCCGGCACTGAAACTGGAGATCCGTGCCGAGGGAGAAAGCAGAAATTTGGATGAAGAGCAGCTGTTTATTAGCATCCTGCCGACCGTGCGCTTAGGGCGCATGACGCTGACGGCACAGCCGGAAATCACCGGGTCTTTTGACTACGTGTGGTACCAGAGCCTCTACACAAGCGAGACTACTCGCCTGGCCTGCCTCGACCAATCGAACGACGGCTCGGGCGTTAGGAGGAAGTGCCTAAAAACGCTGAAGGCCGTGTGCCGAAACTGTCCCGCCCTCCACAAGCTGACTGGAGCTCAGCTGAGCAACGTCGTCCTGCACATGAGCGAGAAGGAGTCCGATTGGACCGAGGCGGCGTTTACGGACCGGTTCCAGCAGGCCATCACCGAGCTAATCGGGTACCTGGAGACGGGGTTCCTCCCCAGTTACTTTAAACCCGCTGTGAATCTCCTGCAGGGCTTCACTGAGGACGACATCGACGAGATGGGCTTCATGCTGTACTGCGCCGTGAGCGAGCCGGAGATACTGCTCATATAA
- the alkbh5 gene encoding RNA demethylase ALKBH5, whose translation MSASGFSDLRDKLKSMTPHRENRKSLPDVWSEHGDGKKRKRRDSGDEREEEEGEATRASVVHKVKSGITQARVFTPEECARIEAQIDEVVVRGDRGLYREHTVDRAPLRNKYFFGEGYTYGAQLEKRGPGQERLYSKGEVDEIPGWVHELVIEPLVAQGIIPDGFVNSAVINDYQPGGCIVSHVDPIHIFERPIVSVSFFSDSALCFGCKFQFKPIRVSEPVLCLPVHRGSVTLLSGYAADDITHCIRPQDIKQRRAVIILRKTRPNAPRLNTGSLSPFSSPSSERRHGPKAKRSHRKADPDAAHRPRILEMDKEQQRRSIVLQQSRHADDRDEDGGSSENSWRRVVNASSHSEHTTSSRRVKMRRH comes from the exons ATGTCCGCGAGTGGCTTCTCGGATTTGCGCGACAAGCTGAAGTCGATGACTCCCCACAGGGAGAACCGTAAGAGCCTCCCGGACGTCTGGTCCGAACACGGCGACGGCAAAAAACGCAAGCGACGTGACTCTGGGGACGAacgtgaggaagaggagggggaGGCGACCCGGGCATCTGTGGTGCACAAGGTGAAGAGCGGGATCACCCAGGCGCGTGTGTTCACGCCCGAGGAGTGCGCTCGTATCGAGGCTCAGATCGACGAGGTGGTGGTACGAGGGGACCGCGGGCTGTACCGGGAGCACACGGTGGACCGCGCACCGCTGCGTAACAAGTATTTCTTCGGCGAGGGCTACACGTACGGCGCCCAGCTGGAGAAACGCGGCCCTGGCCAGGAGCGCCTCTACTCCAAGGGGGAGGTGGACGAGATCCCGGGCTGGGTGCACGAGCTCGTCATCGAGCCCCTGGTGGCACAGGGGATCATCCCCGACGGCTTTGTGAACAGTGCCGTGATCAACGACTACCAGCCGGGCGGCTGCATCGTGTCCCACGTGGACCCCATCCACATCTTCGAGCGGCCCATCGTGTCCGTCTCCTTCTTCAGCGACAGCGCCCTCTGCTTCGGCTGCAAGTTCCAGTTCAAACCCATCCGTGTGTCCGAGCCCGTGCTGTGCCTCCCTGTGCACCGCGGCAGTGTCACCTTACTCAG TGGCTACGCCGCAGACGACATCACGCACTGCATTCGGCCTCAGGACATCAAGCAGCGGCGGGCGGTGATCATCCTCAGGAA gACGAGACCGAATGCACCTCGTCTGAACACGGGTTCTCTCAGCCCTTTCTCCAGCCCCTCTTCAGAGAGACGACATGGGCCGAAAGCCAAGCGCTCGCATCGTAAAGCCGACCCGGATGCAGCACACAG ACCTCGTATATTAGAGATGGATAAAGAACAGCAGAGGCGATCGATTGTCCTACAGCAGAGTCGCCACGCTGATGACCGCGACGAAGACGGCGGCTCCTCAGAGAATTCGTGGAGGAGAGTGGTGAACGCGTCGTCACACTCGGAACACACCACGTCGTCTCGCCGAGTGAAAATGAGACGCCACTGA